Part of the Archocentrus centrarchus isolate MPI-CPG fArcCen1 chromosome 4, fArcCen1, whole genome shotgun sequence genome is shown below.
aaaaataaatattcaagtaaagtacagatacctgaaaaatctacttaagtacagtaatgaagtatctgtacttcgttacttcccacctctgcaaataatgtaatgaacaaattattcattttACATCCCTGCATTTAAAAACTGGCCAAACAGGTGTTGGGGCAcacaaaaaaggttaaaaaacatTGGCCTAGGCAAAAGAGCCAAActgtttttctgcctctcaTTTGCAGCCACAAACTTCTTGCAAActgacttcttgtccagtaagtcAAGTTTATCCtgtatatgaaagtaaactgacgtTAAAAAAAGACGTTATAAACAAGGCACATTTACGGCAACATTCCCTACAGtctgttttacctcattcaaaagagtttctgactcatGCCGCTGCGATGTCCCCCTGTCCCCCCCAGTTCCTACACCTATGCTTGGACACAGTGTTTTGTAACAGATATCTGCCAACTGcttcaaaacctcaaaaagaagaagactgaaTGATTAACCAATCACAGCCCATGCCATGTGATGCCGTGTGCCTTGTGTGGGGGGTCATAGGTGACACACAGCGTTGCCAACTTAGATTCTTTTCAGAAGCACTAGTGACTTCTTTTCCCCAAAAAGCCTGTCGTGAGAAATTTAGTGGCATCTTCCAGTGAAGAAGTACTTACTAATGTAAGCAAAGATTTTAAACATCAAAACCacataaaaacatctgaaatttGTTTGTTGAAAGTTTGCTTTACACATAAGAAAGATTATTTACAAGTTGGATAAAATCACATGGTTCATTTCAATACGACTTACTGTATACACTAAATTGTATGCAGGTTGCAGGCTTGCAAAGAAATACTTGCCTGAGGAAACaactgattattttaaaaaattgttgtAATAAAAGTGCTATATGAATATGGGTGTACGAACTGTTGAAtgagctaaaaagaaaaaacatgtggAGGGCTGTGCATGAGAAAAAAGTATAATAGCTGTATCAGTTGCTCTACcatttaaaatgtgatgaagacagaaaggaaataaaatacacatataAAACAATGATTAATATTTGCTTTTTCATTTGCAGTAAACGATGGTACTCAAAGTATCCCAGCTTTCGGCTGTGCATCTGAAAATCTGTGTGCAAGTGCTTCGGCCGTGACTTCGTTACCTTTTCTGCAAAATGTTGGTACCGTAACGAGTGGACCAAACTGTGTTCTACCTACAACAACTACAACAGCtaccccaaccacaacaacagagactccaacaacaaccacagaacCCCCAACGACAAGTGAGACTCAGACCACGACAACAGAAGTCCCAACCACATCCACAGAAGCATCAACCACAACAAGTGATGCCCTAAGCACGACAACAGAGatggcaacaacaacaacaaaggtgccaaccacaacaacagaggcttcaagtactacaacagctgccccaaccacgacaacagaggcccaaaccacaacaacagaggtaccaacaacgacaacagaggccccaacgacaacaatTGAGGCTCCAGCctcgacaacagaggtcccaacaacgacaacagaggtcccaaccacaacaacagaggtcccaacaacaaccacagagccCCCAGCGACAACAAGTGAGActccaaccacgacaacagaagtcccaacaatgacaacagaggccccaaccacgtCCACAGAAGCCTCAACTACAACAAGTGATGCTCCAATCACGACAACAGAGgtgccaaccacaacaacagaggtcgcaaccacgacaacagaggccccaagcACAACAACAGATGcctcaaccacaacaacagaggcttcaagtactacaacagctgccccaaccacaacaactgaggcTGCAACAGCAACCACAGAGTCTGCAACGACTACgagtgaggccccaaccacgacaacagaagtcccaaccacaacagaggtcccaaccacgacaacagaggccccaaccacaacaacagaggcccaaaccacaacaacagaggcttcGAGTactaccacagctgccccatccacaacaacagaggcccaaaccacaacaactgaggctccaacaacaaccacagagtcTGCAACGACAATGAGTGAGGccacaaccacgacaacagaggtcccaaccacaacagaggtcccagcaacgacaacagaggccccaaccatGACAACAGTCAccgcaaccacaacaacagaggcacaAACCACAACAGCTGAGgtgccaacaacaaccacagagggACCAACGACGACaagtgaggccccaaccacgacaacagaagtcccaacaacgacaacagggGCCCCAACCACATCCACAGAAGcctcaaccacaacaacagaggctgcAACAGCAACCACAGAGTCTGCAACGACTACgagtgaggccccaaccacgacaacagaagtcccaaccacaacagaggtcccaaccacgacaacagaggccccaaccacaacaacagaggcccaaaccacaacaacagaggtctcAAGTactaccacagctgccccatcCACAAGAACAGaggcccaaaccacaacaactgaggctccaacaacaaccacagagtcTGCAACAACAATGAGTGAGGccacaaccacgacaacagaagtcccaaccacaacagaggtcccaacaacgacaacagaagCCCCAACCATGACAACAGTCAccgcaaccacaacaacagaggcacaAACCACAACAGCTGAGGttccaacaacaaccacagagggCCCAACgacgacaacagaggccccaaccacaacaacagaggtaccaacaacgacaacagaggccccaacgacaacaactgaAGCTCCAGCctcgacaacagaggtcccaacaatgacaacagaagtcccaaccacaacaacagaggtcccaacaatgacaacagctgccccaaccacaacagacgccccaaccacaacaacagaggtcccaacaacaaccacagagccCCCAGTGACAACAAGTGAGActccaaccacgacaacagaagtcccaacaaagacaacagaggccccaaccacgtCCACAGAAGCCTCAACTACAACAAGTGATGCTCCAATCACGACAACAGAGGTGCCAACCACAACGACAGAGGTcgcaaccacgacaacagaggccccaagcACAACAACAGATGcctcaaccacaacaacagaggcttcaagtactacaacagctgccccaaccacaacaactgaggcTGCAACAGTAACCACAGAGTCTGCAACGACTACgagtgaggccccaaccacaacaacagaagtcccaaccacaacagaggtcccaaccacgacaacagaggccccaaccacaacaacagaggcccaaaccacaacaacagaggcttcAAGTactaccacagctgccccatccacaacaacagaggcccaaaccacaacaactgaggctccaacaacaaccacagagtcTGCAACGACAATGAGTGAGGCCACAaccacaacagaggtcccagcaACGACAACAGAAGCCCCAACCATGACAACAGTCAccgcaaccacaacaacagaggcacaAACCACAACAGCTGAGgtgccaacaacaaccacagagggCCCAACGACGACaagtgaggccccaaccacgacaacagaagtcccaacaacgacaacagggGCCCCAACCACATCCACAGAAGcctcaaccacaacaacagaggctaCAACAGCAACCACAGAGTCTGCAATGACTACgagtgaggccccaaccacgacaacagaagtcccaaccacaacagaggtcccaaccaccacaacagaggccccaaccacaacaacagaggccccaaccacaacaacagaggtctcAAGTactaccacagctgccccatccacaacaacagagggccaaaccacaacaactgaggctccaacaacaaccacagagtcTGCAACGACAATGAGTGAGGccacaaccacgacaacagaagtcccaaccacaacagaggtcccaacgaCGACAAGtgaggtcccaaccacaacaacagtcaccgcaaccacaacaacagaggcacaAACCACAACAGCTGAGgtgccaacaacaaccacagagggCCCAACTACGACaagtgaggccccaaccacaacaacagaggtaccaacaacgacaacagaggccccaaccacaacaactgaaGCGCCAGCctcgacaacagaggtcccaacaacgacaacagaagtcccaaccacaacaacagaggtcccaacaatgacaacagctgccccaaccacaacagaggccccaaccacaacaacagaggtcccaacaacaaccacagagccCCCAGTGACAACAAGTGAGACTCCAACCATGACAACAGAAGTCCCAACAATGACAACAGGGGCCCCAACCACATCCACAGAAGCCTCAACAACAACAAGTGATGCTCCAatcacgacaacagaggtcccaaccacaacgACAGAGGTcgcaaccacgacaacagaggccccaagcACAACAACAGATGcctcaaccacaacaacagaggcttcaagtacaacaacagctgccccaaccacaacaactgaggcTGCAACAGCAACCACAGAGTCTGCAACGACTACgagtgaggccccaaccacgacaacagaagtcccaaccacaacagaggtcccaaccacgacaacagaggccccaaccacaacaacagaggcccaaaccacaacaacagaggcttcAAGTactaccacagctgccccaaccacaacaacagaggcccaaaccacaacaactgaggcttcaacaacaaccacagagtcTGCAACGACAATGAGTGAGGccacaaccacgacaacagatgtcccaaccacaacagaggtcccagcaACGACAACAGAAGCCCCAACCATGACAACAGTCTccgcaaccacaacaacagaggcacaAACCACAACAGCTGAGGtgccaacaaaaaccacagagGGCCCAACGACGACaagtgaggccccaaccacgacaacagaagtcccaacaacgacaacagggGCCCCAACCACGTCCACAGAAGcctcaaccacaacaacagaggctaCAACAGCAACCACAGAGTCTGCAATGACTACgagtgaggccccaaccacgacaacagaagtcccaaccacaacagaggtcgcaacaacgacaacagaggccccaaccacaaccacagaggcccaaaccacaacaacagaggtctcAAGTactaccacagctgccccaaccacaacaacagaggcccaaaccacaacaactgaggctccaacaacaaccacagagtcTGCAACGACACTGAGTGAGGccacaaccacgacaacagaagtcccaaccacaacagaggtcccaacaacgacaacagaagCCCCAACCAAGACAACAGTCAccgcaaccacaacaacagaggcacaAACCACAACAGCTGAGgtgccaacaacaaccacagagggCCCAACGACGACAAGtgaggccccaacaacaacaacagaggtaccaacaacgacaacagaggccccaacgacaacaactgaAGCTCCAGCctcgacaacagaggtcccaacaacgacaacagaagtcccaaccacaacaacagaggtcccaacaatgacaacagctgcctcaaccacaacagaggccccaaccacaacaacagaggtcccaacaacaaccacagagccCCCAGTGACAACAAGTGAGActccaaccacgacaacagaagtCCCAACAATGACAACAGGGGCCCCAACCACGTCCACAGAAGCCTCAACTACAACAAGTGATGCTCCAATCACGACAACAGAGGTGCCAACCACAACGACAGAGGTcgcaaccacgacaacagaggccccaagcACAACAACAGATGcctcaaccacaacaacagaggcttcaagtacaacaacagctgccccaaccacaacaactgaggcTGCAACAGCAACCACAGAGTCTGCAACGACTACGAGTGAGgccccaacaacgacaacagaagtcccaaccacaacagaggtcccaaccacgacaacagaggccccaaccacaacaacagaggcccaaaccacaacaacagaggcttcAAGTactaccacagctgccccatccacaacaacagaggcccaaaccacaacaacggaggctccaacaacaaccacagagtcTGCAACGACAATGAGTGAGGccacaaccacgacaacagaggtcccaaccacaacagaggtcccagcaACGACAACAGAAGCCCCAACCATGACAACAGTCTccgcaaccacaacaacagaggcacaAACCACAACAGCTGAGgtgccaacaacaaccacagagggCCCAATGACGACaagtgaggccccaaccacaacaacagaagtcccaacaacgacaacagggGCCCCAACCACATCCACAGAAGcctcaaccacaacaacagaggctaCAACAGCAACCACAGAGTCTGCAATGACTACgagtgaggccccaaccacgacaacagaagtCCTAaccacaacagaggtcccaacaacgacaacagaggccccaaccacaacaacagaggcccaaaccacaacaacagaggtctcAAGTACTACCACTGCTGCCCcatccacaacaacagaggcccaaacCACACCAACTGAGgctccaacaacaaccacagagtcTGCAACGACACTGAGTGAGGccacaaccacgacaacagaagtcccaaccacaacagaggtcccaacaacgacaacagaggtcccaacaacgacaacagaagCCCCAACCATGACAACAGTCAccgcaaccacaacaacagaggcacaAACCACAACAGCTGAGgtgccaacaacaaccacagagggCCCAACTACGACaagtgaggccccaaccacaacaacagaggtaccaacaacgacaacagaggccccaacgacaacaactgaAGCTCCAGCctcgacaacagaggtcccaacaacgacaacagaagtcccaaccacaacaacagaggtcccaacaataacaacagctgccccaaccacaacagaggccccaaccacaacaacagaggtcccaacaacaaccacagagccCCCAGTGACAACAAGTGAGActccaaccacgacaacagaagtCCCAACAATGACAACAGGGGCCCCAACCACGTCCACAGAAGCCTCAACTACAACAAGTGATGCTCCAATCACGACAACAGAGGTGCCAACCACAACGACAGAGGTcgcaaccacgacaacagaggccccaaccacaacaacagatgcctcaaccacaacaacagaggcttcaagtactacaacagctgccccaaccacaacaactgaggcTGCAACAGCAACCACAGAGTCTGCAACGACTACgagtgaggccccaaccacgacaacagaagtcccaaccacaacagaggtcccaaccacgacaacagaggccccaaccacaacaacagacgcccaaaccacaacaacagaggcttcAAGTactaccacagctgccccatccacaacaacagaggcccaaaccacaacaacggaggctccaacaacaaccacagagtcTGCAACGACAATGAGTGAGGCCACAACCActacaacagaggtcccaaccacaacagaggtcccagcaACGACAACAGAAGCCCCAACCATGACAACAGTCAccgcaaccacaacaacagaggcacaAACCACAACAGCTGAGgtgccaacaacaaccacagagggCCCAACGACGACaagtgaggccccaaccacaacaacagaagtcccaacaacgacaacagggGCCCCAACCACATCCACAGAAGcctcaaccacaacaacagaggctaCAACAGCAACCACAGAGTCTGCAATGACTACgagtgaggccccaaccacgacaacagaagtCCTAaccacaacagaggtcccaaccacgacaacagaggccccaaccacaacaacagaggcccaaaccacaacaacagaggtctcAAGTactaccacagctgccccatccacaacaacagaggcccaaaccacaacaactgaggctccaacaacaaccacagagtcTGCAACGACACTGAGTGAGGccacaaccacgacaacagaagtcccaaccacaacagaggtcccaacaacgacaacagaggtcccaacaacgacaacagaagCCCCAACCATGACAACAGTCAccgcaaccacaacaacagaggcacaAACCACAACAGCTGAGgtgccaacaacaaccacagagggCCCAACTACGACaagtgaggccccaaccacaacaacagaggtaccaacaacgacaacagaggccccaacgacaacaactgaAGCTCCAGCctcgacaacagaggtcccaacaacgacaacagaagtcccaaccacaacaacagaggtcccaacaatgacaacagctgccccaaccacaacagaggccccaaccacaacaacagaggtcccaacaacaaccacagagccCCCAACGACAACAAGTGAGAcaccaaccacgacaacagaagtCCCAACAATGACAACAGGGGCCCCAACCACGTCCACAGAAGCCTCAACTACAACAAGTGATGCTCCAatcacgacaacagaggtcccaaccacaacaacagaggacgCCACCACGACCACAGAGGCACCAAGCACAACAACAGATGccgcaaccacaacaacagaggcttcaagtactacaacagctgccccaaccacaacaactgaggcTGCAACAGCAACCACAGAGTCTGCAACGACTACgagtgaggccccaaccacgacaacagaagtcccaaccacaacagaggtcccaaccacgacaacagaggccccaaccacaacaacagaggcccaaaccacaacaacagaggcttcAAGTactaccacagctgccccatccacaacaacagaggcccaaaccacaacaactgaggctccaacaacaaccacagagtcTGCAACGACAATGAGTGAGGccacaaccacgacaacagagggcccaaccacaacagaggtcccagcaACGACAACAGAAGCCCCAACCATGACAACAGTCAccgcaaccacaacaacagaggcacaAACCACAACAGCTGAGgtgccaacaacaaccacagagggCCCAACGACGACaagtgaggccccaaccacgacaacagaagccccaacaacgacaacagggGCCCCAACCACGTCCACAGAAGcctcaaccacaacaacagaggctacaacaacaaccacagagtcTGCAATGACTACgagtgaggccccaaccacgacaacagaagtCCTAaccacaacagaggtcccaaccacgacaacagaggccccaaccacaacaacagaggcccaaacCACAACATTAGAGGTCTCAAGTactaccacagctgccccatccacaacaacagaggcccaaaccacaacaactgaggcaccaacaacaaccacagagtcTGCAACGACACTgagtgaggccccaaccacgacaacagaagtcccaaccacaacagaggtcccaacaacgacaacagaggtcccaacaacgacaacagaggtcccaacaacgacaacagaagCCCCAACCATGACAACAGTCAccgcaaccacaacaacagaggcacaAACCACAACAGCTGAGgtgccaacaacaaccacagagggCCCAACGACGACaagtgaggccccaaccacaacaacagaggtaccaacaacgacaacagaggccccaacgacaacaactgaAGCTCCAGCctcgacaacagaggtcccaacaacgacaacagaagacccaaccacaacaacagaggtcccaacaatgacaacagctgccccaaccacaacagaggccccaaccacaacaacagaggtcccaacaacaaccacagagccCCCAGCGACAACAAGTGAGActccaaccacgacaacagaagtCCCAACAATGACAACAGGGGCCCCAACCACGTCCACAGAAGCCTCAACTACAACAAGTGATGCTCCAatcacgacaacagaggtcccaaccacaacgACAGAGGTcgcaaccacgacaacagaggccccaagcACAACAACAGATGcctcaaccacaacaacagaggcttcaagtactacaacagctgccccaaccacaacaacagaggctgcAACAGCAACCACAGAGTCTGCAACGACTACgagtgaggccccaaccacgacaacagaagtcccaaccacaacagaggtcccaaccacgacaacagaggccccaaccacgacaacagaggccccaaccacaacaacagaggcccaaaccacaacaacagaggcttcAAGTactaccacagctgccccatccacaacaacagaggcccaaaccacaacaactgaggctccaacaacaaccacagagtcTGCAACGACAATGAGTGAGGccacaaccacgacaacagatgtcccaaccacaacagaggtcccagcaACGACAACAGAAGCCCCAACCATGACAACAGTCAccgcaaccacaacaacagaggcacaaaccacaacaacagaggtgccaacaacaaccacagagggCCCAACGACGACaagtgaggccccaaccacgacaacagaagtcccaacaacgacaacagggGCCCCAACCACATCCACAGAAGcctcaaccacaacaacagaggctaCAACAGCAACCACAGAGTCTGCAATGACTACgagtgaggccccaaccacgacaacagaagtcccaaccacaacagaggtcccaaccacgacaacagaggccccaaccaccacaacagaggcccaaaccacaacaacagaggtctcAAGTactaccacagctgccccatccacaacaacagagggccaaaccacaacaactgaggctccaacaacaaccacagagtcTGCAACGACAATGAGTGAGGccacaaccacgacaacagaagcCCCAACCATGACAACAGTCAccgcaaccacaacaacagaggcacaAACCACAACAGCTGAGgtgccaacaacaaccacagagggCCCAACGACGACaagtgaggccccaaccacaacaacagaggtaccaacaacgacaacagaggccccaacgacaacaatTGAAGCTCCAGCctcgacaacagaggtcccaacaacgacaacagaagtcccaaccacaacaacagaggtcccaacaatgacaacagctgccccaaccacaacaacagaggcccaaaccacaacaacagaggtcccaacaacaaccacagagccCCCAGCGACAACAAGTAAGACttcaaccacgacaacagaagtCCCAACAATGACAACAGGGGCCCCAACCACGTCCACAGAAGCCTCAACTACAACAAGTGATGCTCCAatcacgacaacagaggtcccaaccacaacaacagaggtcgcaaccacgacaacagaggccccaagcACAACAACAGATGcctcaaccacaacaacagaggcttcaagtacaacaacagctgccccaaccacaacaactgaggcTGCAACAGCAACCACAGAGACTGCAACGACTACgagtgaggccccaaccacgacaacagaagtcccaacaacaacagaggtcccaaccacgacaacagaggccccaaccacaacaacagaggcccaaaccacaacaacagaggcttcAAGTactaccacagctgccccatccacaacaacagaggcccaaaccacaacaactgaggcttcaacaacaaccacagagtcTGCAACGACAATGAGTGAGGccacaaccacgacaacagaggtcccaaccacaacagaggtcccagcaACGACAACAGAAGCCCCAACCATGACAACAGTCAccgcaaccacaacaacagaggcacaAACCACAACAGCTGAGGtgccaacaaaaaccacagagGGCCCAACGACGACaagtgaggccccaaccacgacaacagaagtcccaacaacgacaacagggGCCCCAACCACGTCCACAGAAGcctcaaccacaacaacagaggcaaCAACAGCAACCACAGAGTCTGCAAAGACTACaagtgaggccccaaccacgacaacagaagtcccaaccacaacagaggtcccaaccacgacaacagaggccccaaccacaaccacagaggcccaaaccacaacaacagaggtctcAAGTactaccacagctgccccatccacaacaacagaggcccaaaccacaacaactgaggctccaacaacaaccacagagtcTGCAACGACAATGAGTGAGGccacaaccacgacaacagaagtcccaaccacaacagaggtcccaacaacgacaacagaggccccaaccatGACAACAGTCAccgcaaccacaacaacagaggcacaAACCACAACAGCTGAGgtgccaacaacaaccacagagggCCCAACGACGACaagtgaggccccaaccacaacaacagaggtaccaacaacgacaacagaggccccaacgac
Proteins encoded:
- the LOC115778916 gene encoding integumentary mucin C.1-like, whose product is TEVPTTTTEVPTMTTAASTTTEAPTTTTEVPTTTTEPPVTTSETPTTTTEVPTMTTGAPTTSTEASTTTSDAPITTTEVPTTTTEVATTTTEAPSTTTDASTTTTEASSTTTAAPTTTTEAATATTESATTTSEAPTTTTEVPTTTEVPTTTTEAPTTTTEAQTTTTEASSHNHDNRGPNHNRGPSNDNRSPNHDNSLRNHNNRGTNHNS